A genomic stretch from Hemitrygon akajei chromosome 10, sHemAka1.3, whole genome shotgun sequence includes:
- the LOC140734318 gene encoding ubiquitin-like protein 3: protein MSSAPIDKVNLRLILVSGKTQEFVFSPNDSASDIAKHVYENWPVDWDDERVSSPNILRLIYQGRFLHGNVTLGALKLPPGRMTVMHLVARETLPEPNSQGQRNREKTGESNCCMIL, encoded by the exons GTAAATCTGCGCCTTATTTTAGTTAGTGGGAAGACGCAAGAATTTGTGTTTTCACCAAATGATTCTGCTTCAGATATTGCCAAACATGTCTACGAGAACTGGCCTGTGG attgggATGATGAACGAGTCAGTAGCCCCAATATTCTTCGGCTTATTTACCAAGGAAGGTTTTTGCATGGAAATGTCACATTGGGAG CCCTTAAGCTTCCTCCTGGAAGGATGACAGTGATGCATTTAGTTGCCAGGGAAACATTGCCAGAACCCAATTCGCAAG GTCAAAGAAATCGGGAGAAAACTGGAGAGAGTAATTGCTGTATGATCTTATGA